From Ovis aries strain OAR_USU_Benz2616 breed Rambouillet chromosome 21, ARS-UI_Ramb_v3.0, whole genome shotgun sequence, a single genomic window includes:
- the TRPM5 gene encoding transient receptor potential cation channel subfamily M member 5 isoform X3: MQDAGGTRPGSPGGAGDTRGPSLGRGEIVFGGSGKKRGKFVRVPSSVAPSVLFDLLLAEWHLPAPNLVVSLVGEERPFAMKPWLRDVLRKGLVKAAQSTGAWILTSALRVGLARYVGQAVRDHSLASTSKARVVAIGIASLGRVLHRRLLDHAQGAGPVHYPSDNGGGQGSFCPLDNNHSHFILVEPGAPGEGDGPTELRLRLEKYISEQRTGYGGTSSIEIPVLCLLVNGDPSTLERISRAVEHAAPWLILAGSGGIADVLAALVNQPHVLAPQVAEKQFREKFPSEHVSREDVVRWTGLLQTIVAHRHLLTVHDFEQEGSEELDTVILKALVKACKSHSQEAQDYLDELKLAVAWDRVDIAKSEIFNGDVEWKSSDLEEVMMDALVSNKPEFVRLFVDNGADVADFLTYGRLQQLYRSVAPKSLLFDLLQRKHEEGRLTLAGLGAQQAREPPAGPPAFSLHEVSRVLKDFLRDACRGLYQAERGPARRNSGQKGLLDLNQRSEDPWRDLFLWAVLQNRHEMATYFWAMGQEGVAAALAACKILKEMSHLETEAEVGRTLREAKYEQLALDLFSQCYRHSEERAFALLVRRNRCWNRTTCLHLATEADTKAFFAHDGVQAFLTKIWWGDMASGTSILRLLGAFFCPALVYTNLITFSEEAPLRTGPEDLQELDSLDTEKSLLCGLGSGAEELAEALRSEGDRGRRAAFLLTRWRKFWGAPVTVFLGNVVMYFAFLFLFTYVLLVDFRPPPQGPSGSEVALYFWVFTLVLEEIRQGFFTDEDTRLVKKFTLYVDDNWNKCDMVAIFLFIAGVTCRMLPRAFEAGRTVLAIDFMVFTLRLIHIFAVHKQLGPKIIIVERMMKDVFFFLFFLSVWLVAYGVATQALLHPHDGRLEWIFRRVLYRPYLQIFGQIPLDEIDEARVNCSLYPLLPEGSPSCPNLYANWVVILLLVTFLLVTNVLLMNLLIAMFRWLPCCLALST; encoded by the exons ATGCAGGACGCCGGGGGCACCCGTCCTGGCAGCCCCGGGGGTGCTGGAGACACACGGGGGCCGAGCCTGGGCCGGGGTGAGATCGTCTTCGGAGGGTCTGGGAAGAAGCGAGGCAAG TTCGTGAGGGTGCCCAGCAGCGTAGCCCCGTCTGTGCTCTTCGACCTCCTGCTGGCCGAGTGGCACCTGCCGGCCCCCAACCTAGTGGTGTCACTGGTGGGCGAGGAGAGGCCCTTTGCGATGAAGCCGTGGCTGCGAGATGTGCTACGCAAGGGGCTGGTGAAGGCGGCTCAGAGCACAG GAGCCTGGATCCTGACCAGCGCGCTCCGAGTGGGCCTGGCCCGCTACGTCGGGCAGGCTGTGCGAGACCACTCCCTGGCCAGCACATCCAAGGCCCGCGTGGTGGCCATCGGCATCGCCTCGCTGGGCCGCGTGCTGCACCGCCGGCTCCTGGACCACGCCCAG GGGGCCGGCCCTGTGCACTATCCCTCGGACAACGGAGGCGGCCAGGGCTCCTTCTGCCCCCTGGACAACAATCACTCCCACTTCATCCTGGTGGAGCCGGGGGCCCCCGGGGAGGGCGACGGGCCCACGGAGCTGCGGCTGCGGCTGGAGAAGTATATCTCGGAGCAGAGGACGGGTTACGGGG GAACCAGCAGCATCGAGATCCCTGTCCTCTGCCTGCTGGTCAATGGGGACCCCAGCACCCTGGAG AGGATTTCCAGGGCCGTGGAGCACGCCGCCCCGTGGCTGATCCTGGCGGGCTCGGGGGGCATCGCAGACGTGCTCGCTGCCCTCGTGAACCAGCCCCACGTCCTGGCGCCCCAGGTGGCCGAGAAGCAGTTTAGGGAGAAGTTCCCCAGTGAGCACGTCTCCAGGGAGGACGTCGTGCGCTGGACCGGGCTG CTACAGACCATCGTGGCCCACCGGCACCTGCTCACCGTACATGACTTCGAGCAGGAGGGCTCCGAGGAGCTGGACACAGTCATCCTCAAGGCACTGGTGAAAG CCTGCAAGAGCCACAGCCAGGAGGCGCAGGACTACCTGGACGAACTGAAGCTGGCCGTGGCCTGGGACCGCGTGGACATCGCCAAGAGCGAGATCTTCAACGGGGACGTGGAGTGGAAG TCCAGTgacctggaggaggtgatgaTGGATGCGCTGGTGAGCAACAAGCCCGAGTTCGTGCGCCTCTTCGTGGACAACGGCGCGGACGTGGCGGACTTCCTGACGTACGGGCGGCTGCAGCAGCTCTACCGCTCCGTGGCCCCCAAAAGCCTGCTCTTCGACCTGCTGCAGCGCAAGCACGAGGAGGGCCGGCTGACGCTGGCCGGGCTGGGTGCCCAGCAGGCCCGGGAGCCGCCCGCCGGGCCGCCCGCCTTCTCCCTGCACGAGGTGTCGCGAGTGCTCAAGGACTTCCTGCGCGACGCCTGCCGTGGGCTCTACCAGGCG gagcggGGCCCGGCCCGGAGGAACTCGGGCCAGAAGGGGCTTCTGGACTTGAACCAGAGGAGCGAGGACCCCTGGAGGGACCTGTTTCTGTGGGCGGTGCTGCAGAACCGCCACGAGATGGCCACCTACTTCTGGGCCATG GGCCAGGAGGGGGTGGCTGCCGCTCTGGCCGCCTGCAAGATACTCAAAGAGATGTCCCACCTGGAGACGGAGGCCGAGGTGGGCCGGACTCTGAGGGAGGCCAAGTACGAGCAACTGGCCCTGG ACCTCTTCTCCCAGTGTTACCGCCACAGCGAGGAGCGCGCCTTCGCCCTGCTGGTGCGTCGGAACCGCTGCTGGAACAGAACCACCTGCCTGCACCTGGCCACCGAGGCCGACACCAAGGCCTTCTTTGCCCATGACGGGGTGCAG GCCTTCCTGACCAAGATCTGGTGGGGGGATATGGCCTCGGGCACCTCCATCCTGCGGCTGCTGGGCGCCTTCTTCTGCCCGGCCCTCGTCTACACCAACCTCATCACCTTCAG CGAGGAGGCCCCTCTAAGGACAGGCCCAGAGGACCTGCAAGAGCTGGACAGTCTGGACACAGAGAAGAGCCTGCTCTGCGGCCTGGGCAGCGG GGCGGAGGAGCTGGCCGAGGCGCTGAGGAGCGAGGGTGACCGAGGCCGGAGAGCCGCCTTCCTGCTCACGCGCTGGAGGAAGTTCTGGGGGGCGCCCGTCACTGTGTTCCTTGGGAACGTGGTCATGTACTTCGCCTTCCTCTTCCTGTTCACCTACGTCCTGCTGGTGGACTTCCGGCCCCCTCCTCAGGGGCCGTCGGGGTCTGAGGTCGCCCTCTACTTCTGGGTCTTCACGCTGGTGCTGGAGGAGATCCGGCAG GGCTTCTTCACGGATGAGGACACGCGCCTGGTGAAGAAGTTCACGCTCTACGTGGACGACAACTGGAACAAGTGTGACATGGTGGCCATCTTCCTGTTCATCGCCGGGGTCACCTGCAG GATGCTGCCCCGGGCCTTCGAGGCCGGCCGCACGGTGCTCGCCATCGACTTCATGGTGTTCACACTCCGCCTCATCCACATCTTCGCTGTCCACAAGCAGCTGGGCCCCAAGATCATCATTGTGGAGCGGATG aTGAAGGAcgtcttcttcttcctcttcttcctgagCGTGTGGCTCGTGGCCTACGGCGTGGCCACGCAGGCGCTGCTGCACCCGCATGACGGCCGCCTGGAGTGGATCTTCCGCCGCGTGCTCTACCGGCCGTACCTGCAGATCTTCGGGCAGATCCCGCTGGACGAGATCGACG AAGCCCGCGTGAACTGCTCCCTGTACCCGCTGCTGCCAGAAGGCTCGCCCTCCTGCCCCAACCTCTACGCCAACTGGGTGGTCATCCTCCTGCTGGTCACTTTCCTGCTGGTCACCAACGTGCTGCTCATGAACCTGCTCATCGCCATGTTCAGGTGGCTGCCCTGCTGCCTGGCTCTGTCCACTTAG
- the TRPM5 gene encoding transient receptor potential cation channel subfamily M member 5 isoform X2 produces the protein MQDAGGTRPGSPGGAGDTRGPSLGRGEIVFGGSGKKRGKFVRVPSSVAPSVLFDLLLAEWHLPAPNLVVSLVGEERPFAMKPWLRDVLRKGLVKAAQSTGAWILTSALRVGLARYVGQAVRDHSLASTSKARVVAIGIASLGRVLHRRLLDHAQGAGPVHYPSDNGGGQGSFCPLDNNHSHFILVEPGAPGEGDGPTELRLRLEKYISEQRTGYGGTSSIEIPVLCLLVNGDPSTLERISRAVEHAAPWLILAGSGGIADVLAALVNQPHVLAPQVAEKQFREKFPSEHVSREDVVRWTGLLQTIVAHRHLLTVHDFEQEGSEELDTVILKALVKACKSHSQEAQDYLDELKLAVAWDRVDIAKSEIFNGDVEWKSSDLEEVMMDALVSNKPEFVRLFVDNGADVADFLTYGRLQQLYRSVAPKSLLFDLLQRKHEEGRLTLAGLGAQQAREPPAGPPAFSLHEVSRVLKDFLRDACRGLYQAERGPARRNSGQKGLLDLNQRSEDPWRDLFLWAVLQNRHEMATYFWAMGQEGVAAALAACKILKEMSHLETEAEVGRTLREAKYEQLALDLFSQCYRHSEERAFALLVRRNRCWNRTTCLHLATEADTKAFFAHDGVQAFLTKIWWGDMASGTSILRLLGAFFCPALVYTNLITFSEEAPLRTGPEDLQELDSLDTEKSLLCGLGSGAEELAEALRSEGDRGRRAAFLLTRWRKFWGAPVTVFLGNVVMYFAFLFLFTYVLLVDFRPPPQGPSGSEVALYFWVFTLVLEEIRQGFFTDEDTRLVKKFTLYVDDNWNKCDMVAIFLFIAGVTCRMLPRAFEAGRTVLAIDFMVFTLRLIHIFAVHKQLGPKIIIVERMMKDVFFFLFFLSVWLVAYGVATQALLHPHDGRLEWIFRRVLYRPYLQIFGQIPLDEIDEARVNCSLYPLLPEGSPSCPNLYANWVVILLLVTFLLVTNVLLMNLLIAMFSYTFQVVQGNADAFWKFQRFHLIVEYHERPALAPPFILLSHLSLVLKRLLQRGTPQKRARLERDLPEPLDQKVVTWEAVQKENFLSELEKRRKEGQEELLRKAAHRVDVVAKYLEGLREQERRVRHLESQVGYCAALLSSMAESLARGSAYWRPALSRAAPPGAQQL, from the exons ATGCAGGACGCCGGGGGCACCCGTCCTGGCAGCCCCGGGGGTGCTGGAGACACACGGGGGCCGAGCCTGGGCCGGGGTGAGATCGTCTTCGGAGGGTCTGGGAAGAAGCGAGGCAAG TTCGTGAGGGTGCCCAGCAGCGTAGCCCCGTCTGTGCTCTTCGACCTCCTGCTGGCCGAGTGGCACCTGCCGGCCCCCAACCTAGTGGTGTCACTGGTGGGCGAGGAGAGGCCCTTTGCGATGAAGCCGTGGCTGCGAGATGTGCTACGCAAGGGGCTGGTGAAGGCGGCTCAGAGCACAG GAGCCTGGATCCTGACCAGCGCGCTCCGAGTGGGCCTGGCCCGCTACGTCGGGCAGGCTGTGCGAGACCACTCCCTGGCCAGCACATCCAAGGCCCGCGTGGTGGCCATCGGCATCGCCTCGCTGGGCCGCGTGCTGCACCGCCGGCTCCTGGACCACGCCCAG GGGGCCGGCCCTGTGCACTATCCCTCGGACAACGGAGGCGGCCAGGGCTCCTTCTGCCCCCTGGACAACAATCACTCCCACTTCATCCTGGTGGAGCCGGGGGCCCCCGGGGAGGGCGACGGGCCCACGGAGCTGCGGCTGCGGCTGGAGAAGTATATCTCGGAGCAGAGGACGGGTTACGGGG GAACCAGCAGCATCGAGATCCCTGTCCTCTGCCTGCTGGTCAATGGGGACCCCAGCACCCTGGAG AGGATTTCCAGGGCCGTGGAGCACGCCGCCCCGTGGCTGATCCTGGCGGGCTCGGGGGGCATCGCAGACGTGCTCGCTGCCCTCGTGAACCAGCCCCACGTCCTGGCGCCCCAGGTGGCCGAGAAGCAGTTTAGGGAGAAGTTCCCCAGTGAGCACGTCTCCAGGGAGGACGTCGTGCGCTGGACCGGGCTG CTACAGACCATCGTGGCCCACCGGCACCTGCTCACCGTACATGACTTCGAGCAGGAGGGCTCCGAGGAGCTGGACACAGTCATCCTCAAGGCACTGGTGAAAG CCTGCAAGAGCCACAGCCAGGAGGCGCAGGACTACCTGGACGAACTGAAGCTGGCCGTGGCCTGGGACCGCGTGGACATCGCCAAGAGCGAGATCTTCAACGGGGACGTGGAGTGGAAG TCCAGTgacctggaggaggtgatgaTGGATGCGCTGGTGAGCAACAAGCCCGAGTTCGTGCGCCTCTTCGTGGACAACGGCGCGGACGTGGCGGACTTCCTGACGTACGGGCGGCTGCAGCAGCTCTACCGCTCCGTGGCCCCCAAAAGCCTGCTCTTCGACCTGCTGCAGCGCAAGCACGAGGAGGGCCGGCTGACGCTGGCCGGGCTGGGTGCCCAGCAGGCCCGGGAGCCGCCCGCCGGGCCGCCCGCCTTCTCCCTGCACGAGGTGTCGCGAGTGCTCAAGGACTTCCTGCGCGACGCCTGCCGTGGGCTCTACCAGGCG gagcggGGCCCGGCCCGGAGGAACTCGGGCCAGAAGGGGCTTCTGGACTTGAACCAGAGGAGCGAGGACCCCTGGAGGGACCTGTTTCTGTGGGCGGTGCTGCAGAACCGCCACGAGATGGCCACCTACTTCTGGGCCATG GGCCAGGAGGGGGTGGCTGCCGCTCTGGCCGCCTGCAAGATACTCAAAGAGATGTCCCACCTGGAGACGGAGGCCGAGGTGGGCCGGACTCTGAGGGAGGCCAAGTACGAGCAACTGGCCCTGG ACCTCTTCTCCCAGTGTTACCGCCACAGCGAGGAGCGCGCCTTCGCCCTGCTGGTGCGTCGGAACCGCTGCTGGAACAGAACCACCTGCCTGCACCTGGCCACCGAGGCCGACACCAAGGCCTTCTTTGCCCATGACGGGGTGCAG GCCTTCCTGACCAAGATCTGGTGGGGGGATATGGCCTCGGGCACCTCCATCCTGCGGCTGCTGGGCGCCTTCTTCTGCCCGGCCCTCGTCTACACCAACCTCATCACCTTCAG CGAGGAGGCCCCTCTAAGGACAGGCCCAGAGGACCTGCAAGAGCTGGACAGTCTGGACACAGAGAAGAGCCTGCTCTGCGGCCTGGGCAGCGG GGCGGAGGAGCTGGCCGAGGCGCTGAGGAGCGAGGGTGACCGAGGCCGGAGAGCCGCCTTCCTGCTCACGCGCTGGAGGAAGTTCTGGGGGGCGCCCGTCACTGTGTTCCTTGGGAACGTGGTCATGTACTTCGCCTTCCTCTTCCTGTTCACCTACGTCCTGCTGGTGGACTTCCGGCCCCCTCCTCAGGGGCCGTCGGGGTCTGAGGTCGCCCTCTACTTCTGGGTCTTCACGCTGGTGCTGGAGGAGATCCGGCAG GGCTTCTTCACGGATGAGGACACGCGCCTGGTGAAGAAGTTCACGCTCTACGTGGACGACAACTGGAACAAGTGTGACATGGTGGCCATCTTCCTGTTCATCGCCGGGGTCACCTGCAG GATGCTGCCCCGGGCCTTCGAGGCCGGCCGCACGGTGCTCGCCATCGACTTCATGGTGTTCACACTCCGCCTCATCCACATCTTCGCTGTCCACAAGCAGCTGGGCCCCAAGATCATCATTGTGGAGCGGATG aTGAAGGAcgtcttcttcttcctcttcttcctgagCGTGTGGCTCGTGGCCTACGGCGTGGCCACGCAGGCGCTGCTGCACCCGCATGACGGCCGCCTGGAGTGGATCTTCCGCCGCGTGCTCTACCGGCCGTACCTGCAGATCTTCGGGCAGATCCCGCTGGACGAGATCGACG AAGCCCGCGTGAACTGCTCCCTGTACCCGCTGCTGCCAGAAGGCTCGCCCTCCTGCCCCAACCTCTACGCCAACTGGGTGGTCATCCTCCTGCTGGTCACTTTCCTGCTGGTCACCAACGTGCTGCTCATGAACCTGCTCATCGCCATGTTCAG CTACACGTTCCAGGTGGTGCAGGGCAACGCGGACGCCTTCTGGAAGTTCCAGCGCTTCCACCTCATCGTGGAGTACCATGAGCGCCCCGCGCTGGCGCCCCCATTCATCCTCCTTAGCCACCTGAGCCTGGTGCTCAAGAGGCTCCTGCAGAGGGGGACCCCGCAGAAGCGGGCACGCCTGG AGAGGGACCTGCCAGAGCCACTGGACCAGAAGGTGGTCACCTGGGAGGCAGTGCAGAAGGAGAACTTCCTGAGCGAGCTGGAGAAGCGCCGGAAGGAGGGCCAGGAGGAGCTGCTGCGGAAGGCGGCGCACAG
- the TRPM5 gene encoding transient receptor potential cation channel subfamily M member 5 isoform X1 encodes MQDAGGTRPGSPGGAGDTRGPSLGRGEIVFGGSGKKRGKFVRVPSSVAPSVLFDLLLAEWHLPAPNLVVSLVGEERPFAMKPWLRDVLRKGLVKAAQSTGAWILTSALRVGLARYVGQAVRDHSLASTSKARVVAIGIASLGRVLHRRLLDHAQGAGPVHYPSDNGGGQGSFCPLDNNHSHFILVEPGAPGEGDGPTELRLRLEKYISEQRTGYGGTSSIEIPVLCLLVNGDPSTLERISRAVEHAAPWLILAGSGGIADVLAALVNQPHVLAPQVAEKQFREKFPSEHVSREDVVRWTGLLQTIVAHRHLLTVHDFEQEGSEELDTVILKALVKACKSHSQEAQDYLDELKLAVAWDRVDIAKSEIFNGDVEWKSSDLEEVMMDALVSNKPEFVRLFVDNGADVADFLTYGRLQQLYRSVAPKSLLFDLLQRKHEEGRLTLAGLGAQQAREPPAGPPAFSLHEVSRVLKDFLRDACRGLYQAERGPARRNSGQKGLLDLNQRSEDPWRDLFLWAVLQNRHEMATYFWAMGQEGVAAALAACKILKEMSHLETEAEVGRTLREAKYEQLALDLFSQCYRHSEERAFALLVRRNRCWNRTTCLHLATEADTKAFFAHDGVQAFLTKIWWGDMASGTSILRLLGAFFCPALVYTNLITFSEEAPLRTGPEDLQELDSLDTEKSLLCGLGSGAEELAEALRSEGDRGRRAAFLLTRWRKFWGAPVTVFLGNVVMYFAFLFLFTYVLLVDFRPPPQGPSGSEVALYFWVFTLVLEEIRQGFFTDEDTRLVKKFTLYVDDNWNKCDMVAIFLFIAGVTCRMLPRAFEAGRTVLAIDFMVFTLRLIHIFAVHKQLGPKIIIVERMMKDVFFFLFFLSVWLVAYGVATQALLHPHDGRLEWIFRRVLYRPYLQIFGQIPLDEIDEARVNCSLYPLLPEGSPSCPNLYANWVVILLLVTFLLVTNVLLMNLLIAMFSYTFQVVQGNADAFWKFQRFHLIVEYHERPALAPPFILLSHLSLVLKRLLQRGTPQKRARLERDLPEPLDQKVVTWEAVQKENFLSELEKRRKEGQEELLRKAAHRVDVVAKYLEGLREQERRVRHLESQVGYCAALLSSMAESLARGSAYWNSQNSSTGNPPASADHGGALGSRECPEAGQPPSNP; translated from the exons ATGCAGGACGCCGGGGGCACCCGTCCTGGCAGCCCCGGGGGTGCTGGAGACACACGGGGGCCGAGCCTGGGCCGGGGTGAGATCGTCTTCGGAGGGTCTGGGAAGAAGCGAGGCAAG TTCGTGAGGGTGCCCAGCAGCGTAGCCCCGTCTGTGCTCTTCGACCTCCTGCTGGCCGAGTGGCACCTGCCGGCCCCCAACCTAGTGGTGTCACTGGTGGGCGAGGAGAGGCCCTTTGCGATGAAGCCGTGGCTGCGAGATGTGCTACGCAAGGGGCTGGTGAAGGCGGCTCAGAGCACAG GAGCCTGGATCCTGACCAGCGCGCTCCGAGTGGGCCTGGCCCGCTACGTCGGGCAGGCTGTGCGAGACCACTCCCTGGCCAGCACATCCAAGGCCCGCGTGGTGGCCATCGGCATCGCCTCGCTGGGCCGCGTGCTGCACCGCCGGCTCCTGGACCACGCCCAG GGGGCCGGCCCTGTGCACTATCCCTCGGACAACGGAGGCGGCCAGGGCTCCTTCTGCCCCCTGGACAACAATCACTCCCACTTCATCCTGGTGGAGCCGGGGGCCCCCGGGGAGGGCGACGGGCCCACGGAGCTGCGGCTGCGGCTGGAGAAGTATATCTCGGAGCAGAGGACGGGTTACGGGG GAACCAGCAGCATCGAGATCCCTGTCCTCTGCCTGCTGGTCAATGGGGACCCCAGCACCCTGGAG AGGATTTCCAGGGCCGTGGAGCACGCCGCCCCGTGGCTGATCCTGGCGGGCTCGGGGGGCATCGCAGACGTGCTCGCTGCCCTCGTGAACCAGCCCCACGTCCTGGCGCCCCAGGTGGCCGAGAAGCAGTTTAGGGAGAAGTTCCCCAGTGAGCACGTCTCCAGGGAGGACGTCGTGCGCTGGACCGGGCTG CTACAGACCATCGTGGCCCACCGGCACCTGCTCACCGTACATGACTTCGAGCAGGAGGGCTCCGAGGAGCTGGACACAGTCATCCTCAAGGCACTGGTGAAAG CCTGCAAGAGCCACAGCCAGGAGGCGCAGGACTACCTGGACGAACTGAAGCTGGCCGTGGCCTGGGACCGCGTGGACATCGCCAAGAGCGAGATCTTCAACGGGGACGTGGAGTGGAAG TCCAGTgacctggaggaggtgatgaTGGATGCGCTGGTGAGCAACAAGCCCGAGTTCGTGCGCCTCTTCGTGGACAACGGCGCGGACGTGGCGGACTTCCTGACGTACGGGCGGCTGCAGCAGCTCTACCGCTCCGTGGCCCCCAAAAGCCTGCTCTTCGACCTGCTGCAGCGCAAGCACGAGGAGGGCCGGCTGACGCTGGCCGGGCTGGGTGCCCAGCAGGCCCGGGAGCCGCCCGCCGGGCCGCCCGCCTTCTCCCTGCACGAGGTGTCGCGAGTGCTCAAGGACTTCCTGCGCGACGCCTGCCGTGGGCTCTACCAGGCG gagcggGGCCCGGCCCGGAGGAACTCGGGCCAGAAGGGGCTTCTGGACTTGAACCAGAGGAGCGAGGACCCCTGGAGGGACCTGTTTCTGTGGGCGGTGCTGCAGAACCGCCACGAGATGGCCACCTACTTCTGGGCCATG GGCCAGGAGGGGGTGGCTGCCGCTCTGGCCGCCTGCAAGATACTCAAAGAGATGTCCCACCTGGAGACGGAGGCCGAGGTGGGCCGGACTCTGAGGGAGGCCAAGTACGAGCAACTGGCCCTGG ACCTCTTCTCCCAGTGTTACCGCCACAGCGAGGAGCGCGCCTTCGCCCTGCTGGTGCGTCGGAACCGCTGCTGGAACAGAACCACCTGCCTGCACCTGGCCACCGAGGCCGACACCAAGGCCTTCTTTGCCCATGACGGGGTGCAG GCCTTCCTGACCAAGATCTGGTGGGGGGATATGGCCTCGGGCACCTCCATCCTGCGGCTGCTGGGCGCCTTCTTCTGCCCGGCCCTCGTCTACACCAACCTCATCACCTTCAG CGAGGAGGCCCCTCTAAGGACAGGCCCAGAGGACCTGCAAGAGCTGGACAGTCTGGACACAGAGAAGAGCCTGCTCTGCGGCCTGGGCAGCGG GGCGGAGGAGCTGGCCGAGGCGCTGAGGAGCGAGGGTGACCGAGGCCGGAGAGCCGCCTTCCTGCTCACGCGCTGGAGGAAGTTCTGGGGGGCGCCCGTCACTGTGTTCCTTGGGAACGTGGTCATGTACTTCGCCTTCCTCTTCCTGTTCACCTACGTCCTGCTGGTGGACTTCCGGCCCCCTCCTCAGGGGCCGTCGGGGTCTGAGGTCGCCCTCTACTTCTGGGTCTTCACGCTGGTGCTGGAGGAGATCCGGCAG GGCTTCTTCACGGATGAGGACACGCGCCTGGTGAAGAAGTTCACGCTCTACGTGGACGACAACTGGAACAAGTGTGACATGGTGGCCATCTTCCTGTTCATCGCCGGGGTCACCTGCAG GATGCTGCCCCGGGCCTTCGAGGCCGGCCGCACGGTGCTCGCCATCGACTTCATGGTGTTCACACTCCGCCTCATCCACATCTTCGCTGTCCACAAGCAGCTGGGCCCCAAGATCATCATTGTGGAGCGGATG aTGAAGGAcgtcttcttcttcctcttcttcctgagCGTGTGGCTCGTGGCCTACGGCGTGGCCACGCAGGCGCTGCTGCACCCGCATGACGGCCGCCTGGAGTGGATCTTCCGCCGCGTGCTCTACCGGCCGTACCTGCAGATCTTCGGGCAGATCCCGCTGGACGAGATCGACG AAGCCCGCGTGAACTGCTCCCTGTACCCGCTGCTGCCAGAAGGCTCGCCCTCCTGCCCCAACCTCTACGCCAACTGGGTGGTCATCCTCCTGCTGGTCACTTTCCTGCTGGTCACCAACGTGCTGCTCATGAACCTGCTCATCGCCATGTTCAG CTACACGTTCCAGGTGGTGCAGGGCAACGCGGACGCCTTCTGGAAGTTCCAGCGCTTCCACCTCATCGTGGAGTACCATGAGCGCCCCGCGCTGGCGCCCCCATTCATCCTCCTTAGCCACCTGAGCCTGGTGCTCAAGAGGCTCCTGCAGAGGGGGACCCCGCAGAAGCGGGCACGCCTGG AGAGGGACCTGCCAGAGCCACTGGACCAGAAGGTGGTCACCTGGGAGGCAGTGCAGAAGGAGAACTTCCTGAGCGAGCTGGAGAAGCGCCGGAAGGAGGGCCAGGAGGAGCTGCTGCGGAAGGCGGCGCACAG